A stretch of the Sphingosinithalassobacter tenebrarum genome encodes the following:
- a CDS encoding ArdC family protein yields the protein MTKSRRTASASPAQRITAAIIEKLEQGTKPWVKPWRGVPVSRPLRSCGTPYRGMNTFWLWMVADGCGYASPYWMTYRQCQALGGQVRKGEKSTIAIFYKSYTKEVENAEGEADTENRRVLKAYAVFNADQCDGLPTFYHPKPLVAALEPEGREERLDTFFAEIGADLRHHGAQAYYEPLRDRVTMPPAELFEAYDHYYATLSHELSHWTGHSSRLDRDLKNRFGSDAYAAEELIAELSSAILGAELGLPVTHLDHHASYIASWLKILKSDERAILTAAAKAEEAASLLLELGGQQSNEGETDIDLADAA from the coding sequence ATGACCAAGTCCCGCCGCACTGCCTCTGCTTCGCCAGCCCAGCGCATCACCGCCGCCATTATCGAAAAGCTCGAACAGGGCACTAAGCCCTGGGTCAAGCCATGGCGCGGTGTGCCGGTCTCCCGGCCCTTGCGCTCCTGCGGGACGCCCTATCGCGGCATGAACACCTTCTGGTTGTGGATGGTGGCCGATGGCTGCGGCTACGCATCGCCCTACTGGATGACCTATCGCCAATGTCAGGCGCTCGGGGGTCAGGTCCGCAAGGGCGAAAAGTCGACCATCGCAATCTTCTACAAGAGCTACACCAAGGAGGTTGAGAACGCCGAAGGCGAGGCCGACACCGAGAACCGGCGCGTGCTCAAGGCCTATGCCGTGTTCAATGCCGATCAGTGCGATGGCCTCCCCACATTCTATCACCCCAAACCATTGGTTGCCGCGCTTGAGCCCGAAGGACGCGAAGAGCGGCTTGATACCTTTTTCGCCGAGATCGGCGCTGACCTGCGCCATCATGGCGCCCAGGCCTATTACGAGCCGCTGCGCGACCGCGTCACCATGCCGCCGGCCGAGCTATTCGAAGCTTATGACCACTATTACGCGACGCTCTCGCACGAGCTGTCGCACTGGACGGGGCATTCCTCGCGGCTCGACCGCGATCTCAAGAACCGCTTCGGAAGCGACGCCTATGCTGCCGAGGAACTGATCGCCGAACTTTCCTCGGCCATTCTCGGGGCAGAACTGGGTCTTCCCGTTACCCATCTCGACCATCACGCCAGCTACATCGCGTCCTGGCTCAAGATCCTCAAATCGGACGAGCGCGCGATCCTGACGGCTGCAGCAAAGGCCGAGGAAGCGGCAAGCCTGTTGCTCGAACTGGGTGGCCAGCAATCTAACGAAGGCGAGACCGACATCGATCTCGCTGATGCAGCCTGA
- a CDS encoding ATP-dependent carboxylate-amine ligase, with the protein MTVLLATNRRDVTTDFIALELERRAVVFHRLNTEDMLEYRVLLPNGDPSCMRLVNRTRELELSEVTGAYYRRPLPPEIPHNAPSTAAYMQAEWSAILRSVWNALEGRWLNCPFAILRAEDKPRQLAVARAEGLQVPRTLITNDAEHAKNFLADGAIVAKPLRHALIEDGGAGKVVFTSRIEQDNGLTGIESAPVILQSEVPKRADVRVIVVDDQVFATMIESQAHEETSVDWRKGVRTDLEHRAFTLPHEVEKACVAVTRSLDLRYSAIDLVEDPDGTFWFLEANPNGQWAWIEQRTGARIAEAIVSGLVR; encoded by the coding sequence ATGACCGTCCTTCTGGCCACCAACAGGCGCGACGTGACTACGGATTTCATAGCCCTTGAGCTTGAGCGTAGGGCCGTGGTGTTCCACAGGCTCAACACTGAGGACATGCTTGAATACCGCGTCTTACTGCCGAACGGTGATCCATCCTGTATGCGCCTCGTCAATCGAACACGCGAACTTGAACTCAGCGAGGTGACCGGCGCCTATTACCGCCGCCCCCTTCCGCCGGAAATCCCCCATAATGCGCCGTCAACCGCTGCCTATATGCAGGCGGAATGGTCAGCCATACTAAGGAGCGTGTGGAACGCGCTCGAAGGGCGGTGGCTCAATTGTCCCTTTGCGATACTGCGAGCTGAGGACAAACCAAGACAGCTTGCCGTTGCACGCGCGGAAGGGCTGCAGGTTCCGCGGACTCTGATTACAAACGATGCTGAGCATGCGAAGAACTTCTTGGCGGACGGTGCAATCGTGGCGAAGCCGCTACGCCATGCACTCATCGAAGACGGGGGCGCCGGCAAAGTCGTTTTCACCTCGCGAATCGAACAGGACAACGGGCTGACTGGAATCGAAAGCGCACCGGTGATCCTGCAGAGTGAGGTACCCAAGCGTGCGGATGTGCGCGTTATAGTCGTCGACGACCAAGTGTTCGCGACCATGATCGAATCGCAGGCGCACGAAGAAACAAGTGTCGACTGGCGCAAGGGCGTGCGGACGGACTTGGAGCATCGCGCTTTCACTCTGCCTCACGAGGTCGAAAAGGCCTGCGTCGCAGTTACGCGTTCTCTCGATCTGCGGTACTCTGCGATTGATCTCGTCGAAGATCCTGACGGCACTTTCTGGTTCCTCGAGGCTAATCCAAACGGCCAATGGGCTTGGATTGAGCAACGCACCGGCGCTCGGATCGCAGAAGCTATCGTTTCGGGCCTGGTACGATGA
- a CDS encoding ParB/RepB/Spo0J family partition protein encodes MIQSIPLKKLAASPRNVRKSSDLLADLQLRADIAARGLLQNLVVRKGKRGKFEVEAGGRRLAALQALAEEGTLPESHEVTCLVIEGEESEVREAGLAENFQRLAMNPADEAQAFASIIEAGATTEDVARRFGLTVRFVEGRLRLAGLAPCVFEALAEGAITLDMAKAYGAISDIERQAHVYAELQDAWYQVTPDTIRRMVLDATVRGSDPRAVLVGRDAYLAAGGRIERELFDDEASESWIDVALLEDLAQKAMDDAAKRVAEEHGLAWVRPTLGNYVSHDLVEGLNRLPCEPAPLTEEEARELSDLEADYDRTAAILEDEDSDESEVAKAEEELVSIDRAMRALNDRPPVLADELKSEAGAFLVLSRNGEPTLVPQFYTETEVIADEGVVEAIEENGPAKPTGSSLSQRLLDELAMQRRDILAIHLANDPALALDFMVFTLADADGHDWRARKASTLVGSVASGPVTGFEAKDAPASAALAKFAGSLDESWRAGESDVERFARFRALSDEARSAWLGHVVSRTLVASLSCGGERSVPMHEALGSLLEIETAHWWRPTANNYFDRVAKARTLEALDAAGGPELVSRYAASKKAELASAAERIFSGNFIGEAEIKERAQAWVPTFMRFAGSEEVELADHEGGEAVNAEETDEIAEQAA; translated from the coding sequence ATGATCCAGTCGATCCCCTTGAAGAAGCTTGCGGCGAGCCCGCGCAACGTCCGCAAGTCGAGCGACCTGCTGGCCGACCTCCAGCTGCGGGCAGACATTGCTGCGCGCGGTCTGCTGCAGAACCTTGTCGTGCGCAAAGGAAAGCGCGGCAAGTTCGAAGTCGAGGCCGGCGGTCGCCGTCTCGCCGCGCTGCAGGCGCTGGCCGAAGAGGGCACCTTGCCCGAAAGCCATGAGGTCACCTGCCTCGTCATCGAAGGCGAGGAAAGCGAGGTGCGCGAAGCCGGCCTTGCCGAGAACTTCCAGCGTCTAGCGATGAACCCGGCCGACGAGGCGCAGGCCTTCGCTTCCATCATTGAGGCAGGGGCTACCACGGAAGACGTGGCGCGCCGCTTCGGCCTCACCGTCCGTTTCGTCGAGGGCCGCCTGCGCCTGGCAGGTCTTGCACCTTGTGTCTTCGAAGCTCTCGCTGAAGGCGCGATCACGCTCGACATGGCAAAGGCCTATGGGGCGATCTCAGACATCGAGCGTCAGGCGCATGTCTATGCTGAACTGCAAGATGCCTGGTACCAGGTCACGCCAGACACGATCCGCCGCATGGTGCTCGATGCCACTGTTCGTGGCTCCGATCCGCGCGCGGTTCTGGTCGGGCGCGATGCGTACCTCGCTGCAGGTGGCCGGATCGAACGTGAACTCTTCGACGACGAAGCCAGCGAAAGCTGGATCGATGTCGCGCTGCTCGAAGACCTTGCCCAAAAAGCGATGGATGATGCTGCGAAAAGGGTCGCTGAAGAACACGGACTTGCCTGGGTGCGACCGACGCTTGGGAACTATGTCAGCCACGATCTCGTCGAAGGCCTCAATCGGCTCCCATGCGAACCGGCTCCGCTAACCGAAGAGGAGGCCCGCGAGCTCAGCGACCTTGAAGCCGACTACGACCGGACGGCGGCCATCCTCGAAGATGAGGACAGCGACGAAAGCGAGGTCGCCAAAGCGGAAGAAGAACTTGTCTCGATCGACCGCGCCATGCGCGCTCTCAATGACCGGCCGCCAGTGCTCGCCGACGAACTGAAATCCGAGGCCGGTGCCTTCCTCGTCCTCTCGCGCAATGGCGAGCCGACCTTGGTCCCACAATTCTACACCGAGACCGAGGTCATCGCTGACGAAGGTGTGGTCGAGGCCATTGAAGAGAACGGTCCGGCGAAGCCCACGGGAAGCTCGTTGTCGCAGCGCCTGCTCGACGAGCTCGCGATGCAACGCCGCGATATCCTGGCCATCCATCTGGCCAACGATCCGGCACTGGCGCTCGACTTCATGGTCTTCACGCTTGCCGATGCCGATGGGCATGATTGGCGCGCCAGGAAAGCGTCGACGCTTGTCGGATCGGTAGCGTCCGGCCCGGTCACCGGGTTTGAGGCCAAGGATGCGCCGGCGAGTGCTGCTCTGGCCAAATTCGCGGGGTCGCTCGATGAAAGCTGGCGTGCTGGCGAGAGCGATGTCGAGCGGTTTGCCAGGTTCCGGGCACTTTCCGACGAGGCGCGCTCGGCATGGCTTGGTCATGTCGTCTCGCGCACACTCGTTGCCAGCCTGTCCTGCGGAGGCGAGCGTTCGGTGCCGATGCACGAGGCGCTCGGCTCGCTCCTCGAAATCGAGACCGCGCATTGGTGGCGTCCCACGGCGAACAACTACTTCGACCGGGTGGCTAAGGCCCGCACGCTCGAGGCGCTCGATGCCGCCGGCGGTCCCGAACTGGTCAGTCGCTATGCAGCCTCCAAGAAGGCCGAACTGGCGAGCGCTGCCGAGCGCATCTTCTCCGGCAACTTCATCGGAGAGGCTGAGATTAAAGAACGGGCACAGGCCTGGGTGCCGACATTTATGCGTTTTGCCGGTTCCGAAGAAGTCGAATTGGCCGACCACGAAGGAGGCGAGGCGGTCAACGCCGAAGAAACTGACGAGATTGCCGAGCAGGCTGCCTGA
- a CDS encoding strawberry notch family protein, translating into MFQSDFFPDRQTSSTVPLAFAIGEQIARRLADGCHLTRPDISGLFAKDTGALDWGSAWTIDDYNNATEIGAMLWLRESSRIDLATSVHEAEARFDWLEAALPPRHVRSEAQVELQQFSTPPMLAWLMAKAAAVSAQDTLLEPSAGNGALSLWGSVQNASLVLNEIDPARRDGLGHIFPSTTITAHDGELIADLLRGPAPSVVLMNPPFARSQERGKDGDTAQRHLRSAIRSAAVGARIVAIMPEGFEASSFAEAQEEASLLLDVRLQQMFRRTGTGIAVRLVVIDKVPTASAPVIAGDTCDLIALGELVTELPPRAQISASLHRLPVSKPVRLVGKTSTHRAPVRPVAPFAATPAATANATNLAYSVLAEPAPVPEQTGIYLPYRPSRIAFEDAPVHPTPLVESVAMGSVAAPQPDVSPRLPAGWQADGLLSEAQCETLVYAAQAFARNLPGQFKVSQEATALELSEDGQAYRQGFFLGDGTGAGKGRQIAAVIMDRWLAGERRHIWITKNEALLEDARRDWEALGGLPLDLQPLSRWKLGSGVTMSEGILFVTYPTLRSGRAEDTRLDQILAWAGEDYDGVIAFDEAHAMANALGGSSARGKVKGSEQGMAGLRLQNHLPRARVLYASATGASDIANLGYTSRLGLWGPETAFPTHEAFMTEIRAGGVAAMELVARDLKAQGLYLARALSFAGVEYEILEHSLTEAQIKIYDAYADAWAIIHRNLEAALEATRVIDEDSGDTLNRNAKAAALSIFEGTKQRFFAQLLLSMKLPSLIPAMEAALGEDHSVVVQLVSTAEAMLDRRLADLTVEEREALDIDLSPREYVIDYLAKSFPVRLMQVFADEDGNLRSEAMSDEEGNPVFCPRAIAARDALIEQLCALPPIATALDAIIEHFGTEAVAEVTGRTRRLVLGRDGEQRLERRSPSANVAEAQNFMEGTKRILVFSDAGGTGRSYHADLGARNQQRRVHFLLEPGWRADNAIQGLGRTNRTNQASAPLFRPVTTDVKGERRFISTIARRLDALGALTRGQRQTGGQNLFDPADNLESDYARDALSRWFQLLYDGKLEATTFGNFVERTGLRLESPDGGLTDNLPTIQRWLNRILALPIALQNAIFDEYLGLVEARIEAAREAGTLDQGLETVRIDRFSVLADELLRTDPVTGAETRLVSLEVMRQLRPLRLQRLVRMHEIGSPHAIPMRNARSGKVALSVPARRLIADDGAVIERRRLLRPLNSANWTIEALAESHWEDIGVTAFTRAWRAEEEQAAKSPVTERVHLATGLLLPVWKRLPGDHVRVTRLVAEDGQSIIGREVLDIDLAAIAETFGLSGVTGPAPDQIGELVIARGKPLGLASHDALTVKRSLVGGEQRLELTGFSPDRLDWYKGKGCFTEIIRYRTRLFVPVSRASSVLPALAA; encoded by the coding sequence ATGTTCCAGTCAGACTTTTTCCCAGACCGTCAAACATCAAGCACGGTTCCGCTCGCTTTCGCAATCGGTGAACAAATTGCCCGGCGACTTGCGGATGGATGCCACCTCACTCGACCTGACATTTCCGGCCTGTTCGCCAAAGACACCGGCGCCCTGGACTGGGGAAGCGCCTGGACCATCGATGACTACAACAACGCGACCGAGATCGGCGCAATGCTGTGGCTACGGGAATCTTCACGCATCGATCTGGCGACAAGCGTGCATGAAGCAGAAGCGCGTTTCGACTGGCTCGAGGCTGCCTTGCCGCCGCGGCACGTGCGCAGCGAAGCACAGGTCGAGCTCCAACAGTTCTCGACCCCGCCGATGCTGGCCTGGCTGATGGCGAAGGCCGCAGCCGTCTCTGCGCAAGACACGCTCCTCGAACCGTCCGCAGGCAATGGCGCTCTTTCTCTCTGGGGCAGCGTCCAGAACGCCTCATTGGTCCTCAACGAGATCGATCCGGCAAGACGAGACGGCCTGGGCCACATCTTCCCTTCGACCACGATCACCGCGCATGACGGGGAACTGATCGCGGACCTGCTTCGCGGTCCTGCACCATCGGTCGTGCTGATGAACCCGCCGTTCGCCCGCAGCCAGGAGCGCGGCAAGGACGGCGATACAGCCCAGCGCCACCTGCGAAGCGCGATCCGGTCTGCCGCCGTTGGAGCGAGGATTGTCGCCATCATGCCCGAAGGCTTCGAGGCCTCCTCCTTCGCCGAGGCTCAGGAGGAAGCATCGCTGCTCCTCGATGTCCGGTTGCAGCAGATGTTTCGCCGGACCGGAACGGGCATCGCTGTTCGTCTGGTCGTGATCGACAAGGTGCCGACTGCGTCCGCGCCAGTTATCGCTGGAGATACATGCGACCTGATCGCGCTCGGCGAACTTGTTACCGAGCTTCCGCCACGTGCGCAAATTTCCGCCAGCCTCCATCGCCTCCCAGTCAGCAAGCCAGTGCGCCTCGTTGGCAAGACCTCAACGCATCGCGCGCCGGTGCGTCCTGTGGCGCCTTTCGCAGCGACACCAGCAGCCACAGCGAATGCGACCAATCTTGCCTATTCGGTCCTAGCCGAACCTGCGCCTGTACCCGAACAGACCGGCATCTACCTGCCCTACCGGCCGAGTCGTATCGCGTTCGAGGATGCGCCGGTCCATCCCACCCCGCTTGTGGAATCGGTCGCCATGGGTTCGGTCGCGGCGCCCCAGCCGGACGTTAGCCCGCGCCTTCCCGCAGGTTGGCAGGCCGACGGCCTTCTGTCCGAAGCGCAGTGCGAGACACTGGTCTACGCTGCGCAGGCATTCGCGCGCAACCTGCCGGGCCAGTTCAAAGTCAGTCAGGAAGCCACCGCGCTGGAATTGTCCGAGGACGGCCAAGCCTACCGTCAGGGCTTTTTCCTCGGCGACGGGACCGGTGCGGGCAAGGGGCGGCAGATCGCAGCGGTGATCATGGATCGCTGGCTTGCAGGCGAGCGGCGTCATATCTGGATCACCAAGAACGAGGCGCTGCTCGAAGACGCACGCCGCGACTGGGAAGCGCTCGGCGGGCTGCCGCTCGATCTCCAGCCACTCTCGCGCTGGAAACTTGGGTCTGGCGTGACGATGTCCGAAGGCATTCTCTTCGTCACCTATCCGACGCTGCGCTCGGGACGCGCCGAAGATACGCGCCTTGACCAGATCCTTGCCTGGGCGGGCGAGGATTACGATGGCGTGATCGCTTTCGACGAAGCCCACGCCATGGCCAATGCGCTCGGGGGCTCTTCAGCCCGCGGCAAGGTCAAGGGCTCCGAACAAGGGATGGCGGGCCTCAGGCTGCAGAACCATCTCCCGCGCGCCCGCGTGCTCTACGCGTCTGCCACTGGCGCTTCGGATATCGCCAACCTCGGTTACACTTCCCGCCTTGGCCTGTGGGGACCCGAGACCGCTTTCCCGACCCACGAGGCGTTCATGACCGAAATCCGCGCTGGCGGCGTCGCGGCGATGGAGCTCGTCGCCCGTGATCTCAAGGCCCAGGGCCTCTATCTTGCCCGTGCGCTGTCCTTCGCCGGGGTCGAGTACGAGATCCTCGAACACAGCCTGACCGAAGCGCAGATAAAAATCTATGATGCCTATGCCGATGCCTGGGCGATCATTCACCGCAACCTCGAAGCAGCGCTCGAAGCAACCCGCGTGATCGACGAGGACAGCGGCGACACGCTCAACCGCAATGCCAAGGCTGCGGCGCTATCGATCTTCGAAGGCACCAAGCAGCGCTTCTTTGCCCAGCTCTTGCTTTCGATGAAACTGCCGAGCCTGATCCCCGCGATGGAAGCGGCGCTTGGAGAGGACCATTCGGTTGTGGTGCAGCTGGTCTCGACCGCCGAGGCCATGCTCGACCGGCGCCTTGCCGACCTTACCGTGGAAGAACGCGAAGCTCTCGATATCGATCTGTCCCCGCGTGAATATGTCATCGACTACCTCGCCAAGAGCTTCCCGGTACGATTGATGCAGGTCTTCGCCGACGAGGATGGCAATCTTCGCTCCGAGGCAATGAGCGACGAGGAGGGCAATCCCGTTTTCTGCCCGCGCGCCATCGCCGCGCGCGATGCGCTGATCGAGCAGCTCTGCGCGCTGCCGCCCATCGCGACAGCGCTCGATGCGATCATCGAGCATTTCGGGACCGAGGCCGTCGCCGAGGTGACGGGCCGGACCCGCAGGCTTGTCCTGGGCCGCGATGGTGAGCAGCGCCTCGAACGGCGTAGCCCCAGCGCCAATGTCGCCGAAGCCCAAAACTTCATGGAAGGGACCAAGCGCATCCTGGTTTTCTCGGATGCGGGCGGCACGGGGCGTTCCTATCATGCCGACTTGGGCGCCAGGAACCAGCAGCGCCGGGTTCACTTCCTGCTTGAACCGGGATGGCGCGCCGACAACGCCATCCAGGGTCTTGGTCGCACGAACCGCACCAATCAGGCCTCGGCCCCGCTGTTTAGGCCGGTCACCACCGACGTGAAGGGCGAACGCCGCTTCATCTCGACCATTGCGCGCAGGCTTGATGCACTGGGCGCGCTTACGCGCGGTCAGCGCCAGACCGGCGGTCAGAACCTGTTCGACCCGGCAGACAATCTCGAAAGCGACTATGCGCGCGACGCGCTCAGCCGCTGGTTCCAGCTGCTCTATGACGGCAAGCTTGAAGCCACCACCTTCGGCAACTTCGTCGAACGCACCGGCCTCCGGCTTGAAAGCCCCGATGGCGGACTGACCGATAATCTCCCGACGATCCAGCGCTGGCTCAACCGCATTCTCGCCCTGCCGATTGCGCTCCAGAACGCCATATTCGACGAATATCTCGGGCTGGTAGAGGCGCGGATAGAAGCCGCGCGCGAGGCCGGAACGCTCGACCAGGGACTGGAAACCGTGAGGATCGATCGCTTCTCAGTCCTCGCCGACGAACTCTTGCGCACCGATCCTGTGACCGGTGCCGAGACCCGCCTCGTCTCGCTCGAAGTGATGAGGCAACTTAGGCCTCTGCGATTGCAACGCCTGGTGCGGATGCACGAGATCGGCAGCCCGCACGCGATCCCGATGCGCAATGCACGCTCAGGCAAGGTCGCGCTGTCGGTTCCTGCCCGGCGCCTCATCGCCGACGACGGGGCAGTGATCGAACGCCGACGCCTTTTGCGCCCGCTCAACTCCGCGAACTGGACAATCGAGGCACTCGCTGAAAGCCACTGGGAAGATATTGGCGTCACCGCATTCACGAGGGCCTGGCGTGCCGAGGAAGAGCAAGCGGCCAAGTCACCGGTGACCGAGCGCGTGCATCTCGCCACCGGACTGTTGCTTCCGGTCTGGAAGCGCCTGCCAGGCGATCATGTCCGCGTCACCCGGCTCGTTGCCGAGGACGGTCAGTCGATCATCGGCCGCGAAGTGCTCGATATCGATCTCGCTGCGATCGCTGAGACCTTTGGCCTCTCCGGAGTTACCGGTCCGGCGCCGGACCAGATCGGTGAGCTCGTCATCGCCAGAGGCAAGCCGCTGGGCCTCGCAAGCCACGATGCCTTGACCGTCAAGCGATCGCTGGTCGGCGGCGAACAGCGCCTTGAACTGACCGGATTCTCGCCCGATCGCCTCGACTGGTACAAGGGCAAGGGCTGCTTCACCGAGATCATCCGCTACCGCACGCGGCTGTTCGTCCCGGTGTCGAGAGCCTCATCGGTCCTCCCCGCGCTTGCCGCCTGA
- a CDS encoding DUF7146 domain-containing protein, whose product MPVSNSTLSRHSLEDTARRICESRGGKWSGTKGMACCPAHEDRTPSLGVTLGRKAILFHCFAGCDQQSVLSALAREGFEVARFFSGSSAEDQLEPTRVRKPSAAALRIWHEAEPLGGSPAKAYLESRGILAASSALRFHPQTPLGPKGRTRFLPAMIAAVSLDEGPIAIHRTFLSTEASTKATFDKPKRALGSLGEAAVRLFAPVSGKLGLAEGIESALSAYALTGIPVWATLGNERFGLVSIPESVTELHLFVDHDAGGELAASRGLGAYAQEGRTIQVRKPHPSDTDWNDELIAWLRRKAAR is encoded by the coding sequence GAGGGGGCAAATGGTCAGGCACAAAGGGGATGGCCTGCTGCCCCGCACACGAAGACCGCACACCTTCGCTCGGCGTGACGCTCGGCCGAAAGGCTATTCTCTTCCATTGTTTTGCGGGCTGCGATCAGCAGAGCGTGCTTTCCGCTCTGGCCCGCGAAGGTTTCGAGGTGGCCAGGTTTTTCTCGGGTTCTTCGGCCGAGGATCAGCTCGAGCCAACCAGGGTGCGCAAACCCTCGGCAGCAGCGTTGAGGATCTGGCACGAAGCGGAACCATTGGGTGGCAGTCCGGCGAAGGCCTACCTTGAGAGCCGCGGCATCCTGGCCGCATCTTCAGCTCTTCGCTTTCATCCGCAAACGCCGCTCGGGCCGAAAGGACGAACCCGATTTCTTCCCGCTATGATTGCGGCGGTCAGCCTCGACGAGGGGCCGATCGCGATCCACCGCACGTTTTTGTCCACCGAGGCTTCAACCAAGGCCACCTTCGACAAGCCAAAGCGCGCGCTTGGCTCGCTCGGTGAAGCTGCTGTCCGTCTTTTTGCTCCGGTTTCCGGGAAGCTCGGCCTTGCCGAGGGGATCGAGAGCGCGTTGTCAGCCTATGCGCTCACCGGCATTCCCGTTTGGGCGACCCTTGGGAATGAGCGTTTCGGTCTCGTAAGCATTCCCGAGAGTGTGACCGAGCTTCATCTGTTCGTCGATCATGATGCTGGCGGCGAGCTGGCCGCCTCGCGTGGCCTCGGAGCCTACGCGCAGGAAGGGCGGACGATCCAAGTCCGCAAGCCACATCCAAGCGATACCGACTGGAACGATGAACTCATAGCATGGCTGCGCCGCAAAGCGGCGCGTTAG